From one Aquicella lusitana genomic stretch:
- a CDS encoding RluA family pseudouridine synthase, whose translation MSQSNQSDKKKSSVKYIIVSGEEEGQRIDNFLISRLKGVPKSHVYRIVRKGEVRVNKKRISPFYRLIAGDSVRLPPVFLAEKAKEAPPSQRTEDLLSGRILYEDDNLLIINKPSGMSVHAGSTVRVGVVEALRHMYPKLVNLELAHRLDSETSGCLILAKRKRILREVHALLREGQVTKLYWALTRGQWKKNELRVDLPLQKDYRDGGKHVVEVHHEGKSALTLFQPLQTFEDATLMEVKLFTGRTHQIRVHAAHQGHPIAGDDRYGEAEFNKLTRKRGLKRMFLHARSVDFILPSLKQRITVVAPLDPELEACIKAFETKR comes from the coding sequence ATGAGTCAGTCAAATCAATCAGATAAGAAAAAATCTAGCGTCAAGTACATCATAGTGTCAGGCGAGGAGGAAGGTCAGCGTATCGATAATTTTTTAATTAGCCGTCTTAAGGGAGTGCCGAAATCGCATGTATATCGGATAGTAAGAAAAGGCGAAGTTCGTGTAAATAAGAAACGAATATCGCCATTTTATCGTTTGATCGCAGGAGATAGCGTAAGATTGCCACCTGTTTTTTTGGCAGAGAAGGCTAAAGAAGCTCCTCCCAGCCAGCGTACGGAAGATCTCTTGTCCGGTCGAATACTCTATGAAGACGATAATTTACTAATTATTAATAAGCCCTCAGGGATGTCTGTGCACGCGGGCAGTACTGTCAGGGTGGGCGTAGTTGAAGCGTTGCGCCATATGTATCCCAAGCTGGTCAATCTGGAGCTCGCTCATCGCCTCGACTCGGAAACATCGGGCTGTTTGATCCTGGCCAAGCGTAAACGTATTTTGCGGGAAGTCCACGCCTTATTGCGGGAAGGTCAGGTGACTAAGCTTTATTGGGCCTTGACCAGAGGGCAGTGGAAAAAAAATGAACTGCGAGTCGATCTACCTCTACAGAAGGATTATCGGGATGGCGGTAAACACGTTGTGGAGGTGCACCATGAAGGTAAATCGGCACTGACGCTTTTTCAGCCTTTACAGACTTTTGAGGATGCTACACTGATGGAGGTAAAATTATTTACAGGGCGTACCCACCAAATACGCGTACATGCAGCACATCAGGGACACCCTATTGCTGGCGATGATCGCTATGGGGAGGCGGAGTTTAACAAACTGACGCGAAAGCGCGGGTTAAAACGCATGTTCTTGCATGCCCGATCCGTTGATTTTATTTTGCCTTCATTAAAACAACGTATTACAGTAGTAGCCCCCCTGGACCCGGAACTGGAAGCTTGTATTAAGGCTTTCGAAACAAAACGCTAG
- a CDS encoding mechanosensitive ion channel domain-containing protein yields MLQPIKKVWVVFSLVLLVCVFSCGAFAENSDSDETIDRIQLVTQQINLLKERLAQQEHEFADLQQQHDKQISQLIIEKASKNLLDKASLDISVSKSNLDSITIELADTQQTINWLEKNIQEIENQLNVLNIFGLKVAANDFSNSQELRSDLNYQQKLLQLEKVRVKYLQDMQSTASNLLQLKKENYNWLNTLLKSRKMLHVKQQQVKDELAFQEQQNRWLQQLNVLYDRLAKVDPTKSRDTYSGLERDIFYANESANFAYVQSLIARYKDQIQQMKLGVLKSNSISLLTETSNQVQLLNKQINRLDTVLKSRMSVLQKHISYLYPKRRSSQSMQIYLKRLATLDGQYKTASAALSKLNENLAAFRKTLDQALQNELSSRQGFPSFGLKTLMDLGKEMLLVPALAFQVGKSLSSNLVKAFHSTSMLAWTLFALIECMFLFSLFFVYKLLGRLLERPSQWRDQINSKWLSLQWLYRNFIDLALVGNMLGILSFFKIPLQNYIFIVYLALVWFIFKAILTLSRLCLVETTHHTAGHDVKLYRRLKWISLIGGTIIALTVFVHQLPLIYELKTLCDRLFLLFLMVVSLLLLRSWDVVPSLILSHMEGRHPYFQNSIRLIGILIPLLMFGNSLIGLVGYMNLVMTISWYEGVFLIVLIGYLILRGLLSDGMEQLSQLMIQYVNNGWLWTEAFLKPIDKVLRITLFLIAWAVLFLLYGWDKQSPIVERLTGLLHYQLAHVLNTTITPIRIIALFVVISVFYWTAKWTREFIYRLLLSRTKDMGIRNSIAILSQYSVVVLGIFICLRVLGIDMQALAVVAGMFAFGIGLGLRDLANNFACGFLILLERPLRVGDIVNINGTEGDVIHIGSRAVTIRTWDHMELMVPNTEIFNKSFTNLTARDNIVRSILHIKIHRHDNPHEVQIIIQNVLAGQKDILKDPAPEVFLKEMRDTVMDFEVRYYVNIRQIKSRVGVMSVVHMAVWDEFRRQGIKPAYAQHEIFLRNETPSLPILSSEELSDQRLS; encoded by the coding sequence ATGCTGCAGCCGATTAAAAAAGTGTGGGTGGTTTTCTCACTGGTACTGCTTGTTTGCGTTTTTTCTTGCGGAGCCTTTGCTGAAAACTCTGATTCGGATGAAACGATTGATCGTATTCAACTCGTCACGCAACAAATCAATTTGCTAAAAGAACGTCTGGCGCAGCAGGAACATGAGTTTGCAGATCTGCAGCAACAGCATGATAAGCAAATTTCACAATTGATCATTGAAAAAGCCAGTAAAAACCTGCTGGATAAGGCGTCACTGGATATTTCGGTTTCGAAGTCCAATCTGGACAGTATTACAATTGAGCTGGCAGATACTCAGCAAACCATTAACTGGCTGGAAAAAAATATTCAGGAGATTGAAAATCAGCTGAATGTGTTAAATATCTTTGGCCTTAAAGTTGCTGCGAATGATTTCTCCAACAGCCAGGAATTACGATCTGACCTTAATTATCAGCAAAAACTTCTGCAACTGGAAAAAGTACGCGTGAAGTATCTGCAGGATATGCAGTCCACGGCAAGTAACCTCTTACAGCTAAAAAAAGAAAATTACAATTGGCTTAACACTCTGTTGAAATCTCGTAAAATGCTGCATGTAAAGCAGCAGCAAGTCAAAGACGAACTTGCTTTCCAGGAGCAGCAAAATCGCTGGTTGCAGCAGCTGAATGTGCTGTATGACCGATTGGCGAAGGTGGATCCTACCAAATCCCGTGACACTTATTCCGGGCTTGAGCGGGATATTTTTTACGCGAACGAAAGTGCGAATTTTGCTTATGTGCAGTCGTTAATTGCGCGCTATAAAGACCAAATTCAGCAAATGAAATTGGGCGTGCTAAAGAGCAATTCGATCAGTCTCCTGACTGAAACTAGCAATCAGGTGCAATTGCTTAATAAGCAAATCAACCGGCTTGATACTGTTTTAAAATCAAGAATGAGTGTTCTGCAAAAGCATATCAGCTATCTGTATCCTAAGCGAAGAAGCAGCCAATCCATGCAGATTTATCTCAAAAGGCTGGCGACGCTGGATGGCCAATATAAGACGGCAAGCGCTGCACTCAGTAAGCTGAATGAGAATCTGGCTGCTTTTCGTAAGACGCTCGACCAAGCGTTACAGAACGAATTATCTTCCCGCCAAGGTTTCCCCAGTTTCGGATTGAAGACGCTGATGGATCTTGGCAAGGAAATGCTGTTGGTGCCGGCGCTCGCCTTTCAGGTAGGAAAGAGTCTTTCTTCCAACCTGGTTAAGGCTTTTCATTCAACCAGCATGTTGGCCTGGACCCTGTTTGCGCTTATAGAATGCATGTTCTTATTTTCTCTTTTCTTTGTTTATAAATTACTGGGCAGACTGCTTGAACGCCCATCGCAATGGCGTGATCAGATTAATTCCAAATGGCTGAGTTTGCAGTGGCTTTACCGCAATTTTATTGACCTTGCACTCGTTGGTAACATGCTGGGTATTTTGTCTTTCTTTAAAATACCGTTGCAGAATTATATCTTTATTGTTTACTTAGCGTTGGTCTGGTTTATTTTTAAGGCGATACTGACTCTTTCCCGTTTGTGTCTGGTGGAAACGACGCACCACACAGCAGGGCATGATGTTAAATTGTATCGCCGTCTGAAGTGGATAAGCCTGATTGGCGGTACCATCATTGCTCTGACTGTTTTTGTGCACCAGTTGCCTTTGATTTATGAATTGAAAACATTATGTGACCGATTGTTTCTGCTTTTCCTGATGGTTGTTTCTTTGCTGCTGCTGCGTTCCTGGGATGTCGTCCCCAGCCTTATTCTTTCACATATGGAAGGGCGTCATCCTTATTTCCAAAACAGTATACGGCTGATAGGTATTCTGATTCCGCTACTGATGTTTGGCAACTCCCTGATCGGCCTAGTAGGTTATATGAATTTGGTCATGACTATTTCCTGGTATGAAGGCGTGTTTTTGATTGTGCTGATCGGTTACCTGATATTGCGCGGCTTATTATCAGACGGCATGGAGCAGCTTTCTCAGCTGATGATTCAATATGTGAATAATGGATGGTTATGGACAGAGGCTTTTCTGAAACCTATCGATAAAGTTTTGCGTATTACTTTGTTTTTAATAGCATGGGCTGTGTTGTTTTTATTGTACGGGTGGGACAAGCAATCACCTATCGTCGAACGCCTCACAGGCTTGCTGCATTATCAGTTGGCGCACGTACTCAATACCACGATTACGCCTATACGCATTATTGCGCTTTTTGTGGTGATTTCCGTATTCTACTGGACGGCAAAATGGACGCGTGAGTTTATTTATCGCTTGTTGTTATCCCGTACTAAAGACATGGGTATACGAAACAGCATCGCAATCCTAAGCCAATACAGCGTGGTGGTTCTGGGTATTTTTATCTGCTTACGGGTATTGGGCATCGACATGCAAGCGCTTGCTGTGGTTGCGGGTATGTTTGCCTTCGGTATCGGCCTGGGACTCCGGGATCTTGCCAACAATTTTGCCTGTGGATTTCTGATCTTGCTGGAACGCCCTCTGCGTGTGGGTGACATTGTCAATATCAATGGAACCGAAGGAGATGTCATTCATATTGGCAGCCGTGCGGTGACCATCAGGACATGGGACCATATGGAATTGATGGTGCCCAATACTGAAATATTTAATAAATCCTTTACCAATTTAACGGCCAGAGACAATATCGTGCGTTCCATTCTGCATATCAAGATCCATCGTCATGATAATCCGCATGAAGTGCAAATCATCATCCAAAATGTGCTGGCTGGACAAAAGGATATTCTCAAAGATCCCGCGCCGGAAGTGTTTCTGAAGGAGATGCGCGATACAGTCATGGATTTTGAAGTGCGCTACTACGTTAATATTCGCCAGATCAAATCCAGGGTGGGGGTCATGTCTGTTGTGCACATGGCGGTCTGGGATGAATTCAGGCGGCAAGGGATTAAACCTGCATACGCGCAGCATGAAATATTTTTGCGAAATGAAACGCCGTCATTGCCTATATTGAGTTCAGAAGAATTAAGTGATCAGAGGCTAAGTTAA
- a CDS encoding L-serine ammonia-lyase, with amino-acid sequence MTISVFNLFSIGIGPSSSHTVGPMKAAKAFVDKLEDQSRLRQVKQIKVELFGSLAFTGKGHGTDNAILSGLEGKSPDTVIPDSLLPRAQEIIETRLICLLGSHAVPFDYQTDFIFNINDLLPAHTNGMRFTAHAQDETVIYSAIYYSIGGGFILDEDQAAHPQPIDTTDIPYSFTSAKTLLAQCEKHQLSIHELMMANESTLRPASEVSAQLLQIANVMRECIDKGCSTPGILPGGLNIKRRAPLLYQKLLTKGKPRGYDHTDSMEWLNLYAIAVNEENAGGGRVVTAPTNGAAGIIPAVLHYYLNFYPQAKTEDIIAFLLTAGAIAVLYKKGASISGAEVGCQGEVGVACSMAAGALTAVLGGSLYQIENAAEIAMEHHLGLTCDPINGLVQIPCIERNAMGAVKAVNAARLALLGDGQHYVSLDKVIATMKQTGKDMMAIYKETSLGGLAANLPEC; translated from the coding sequence ATGACAATTAGCGTTTTCAATCTTTTTTCCATCGGCATAGGCCCTTCAAGCTCTCATACGGTTGGCCCAATGAAGGCAGCAAAAGCATTCGTCGATAAACTGGAAGATCAAAGCCGCCTTCGACAGGTTAAACAAATCAAGGTTGAACTATTTGGCTCGCTCGCTTTTACAGGCAAAGGCCACGGAACCGATAATGCTATCCTGTCAGGTTTGGAAGGCAAGTCACCCGATACCGTTATCCCCGACTCTCTGCTGCCACGCGCCCAGGAAATCATTGAAACCAGGCTGATTTGTCTATTAGGCTCTCACGCCGTTCCTTTTGACTATCAAACCGACTTTATTTTTAATATAAATGACCTCCTGCCTGCACATACCAACGGCATGCGTTTTACGGCCCATGCCCAGGATGAAACAGTTATTTACTCCGCCATTTATTACTCGATAGGCGGAGGATTTATTTTAGACGAAGACCAGGCTGCGCACCCCCAACCCATCGATACGACAGATATCCCTTATTCTTTCACTTCTGCCAAAACACTATTGGCCCAGTGTGAAAAACACCAACTCAGTATTCATGAACTGATGATGGCGAATGAATCGACCCTGCGCCCGGCCTCAGAAGTCAGCGCACAACTGTTGCAGATTGCAAATGTGATGCGCGAATGCATCGACAAGGGATGTAGCACGCCGGGCATTTTACCCGGTGGTTTAAACATTAAACGTCGCGCTCCCCTGCTTTATCAAAAGCTACTGACAAAAGGGAAACCGCGCGGATATGATCATACAGACAGCATGGAATGGCTGAATTTATATGCAATCGCCGTCAATGAAGAAAACGCAGGTGGCGGACGCGTGGTCACTGCCCCGACAAATGGTGCTGCCGGTATCATTCCTGCCGTGCTGCATTATTACCTGAACTTCTATCCCCAGGCCAAAACAGAAGACATCATTGCTTTCCTGTTAACAGCGGGCGCGATCGCCGTGCTCTACAAAAAAGGCGCGTCGATTTCAGGCGCTGAAGTAGGCTGTCAAGGAGAAGTCGGCGTCGCCTGCTCAATGGCCGCTGGCGCTTTAACAGCCGTGCTAGGCGGCAGCCTCTATCAGATTGAAAACGCAGCAGAAATCGCCATGGAGCATCATCTGGGCCTCACCTGCGATCCTATTAACGGATTGGTGCAAATCCCCTGCATAGAGCGCAATGCCATGGGCGCTGTTAAAGCCGTCAATGCCGCAAGGCTCGCCCTGCTGGGTGACGGCCAGCACTATGTTTCACTGGATAAGGTCATCGCCACCATGAAACAGACTGGCAAGGACATGATGGCTATTTATAAGGAAACATCGCTGGGCGGTCTCGCCGCCAATTTGCCTGAGTGTTAA
- a CDS encoding AmpG family muropeptide MFS transporter yields MPPTKTNIFINSRLIAMLALGFSSGLPFALTSSTLQTWFTDANVSLIIIGSLSLLGIPYTLKFLWAPLMDYYGFNRLGKRQGWILLTQLGLAITLFSLARMDPVSQTTSMCIIALLVAFFSASQDVAVDAYRTDILAPEERGLGSAYFVFAYRVAALLSGGFALVCADYFGWQVTYNLMAVLLLLCMIPAYKAPHAVEYAPAASSLFRSILAGILDLMQRDRILLLVLFVIFYKFGTALAMSLMSNFLLHGLGFSKTEIGLAYKVVSFIATVLGALVGGALLIRWQVYRALLVFGLAQAFSNLTFVALAMAGKQFWLMTVSIFVENFCTGLSTAAFLAFLMSLCNHRYSASQFALLSAIDSLGRVLLGPAAALIVEGVGWVQFYFWSFVLCFPGIIFLLLLKEKVSYAHAAAD; encoded by the coding sequence ATGCCGCCAACAAAAACAAACATATTTATTAACTCCCGTCTCATTGCTATGCTGGCACTTGGATTTTCTTCAGGCTTGCCGTTTGCGCTAACCAGTTCCACACTGCAGACCTGGTTTACTGATGCAAATGTCAGCCTTATTATCATTGGTTCACTTTCTCTGCTTGGTATTCCTTATACGTTGAAATTTCTCTGGGCGCCGCTGATGGATTACTACGGGTTTAACCGCCTGGGAAAGCGTCAGGGCTGGATATTACTGACCCAGTTAGGACTTGCCATTACACTATTTTCCCTGGCGCGAATGGACCCTGTGTCGCAGACGACCAGCATGTGTATCATTGCGCTGCTGGTGGCATTTTTTTCGGCTTCACAGGATGTGGCGGTGGATGCTTACAGGACCGATATACTCGCACCGGAAGAACGCGGTCTGGGCTCGGCGTATTTTGTTTTTGCTTATCGTGTTGCGGCACTCCTCTCGGGTGGTTTTGCACTGGTTTGTGCGGATTATTTCGGGTGGCAAGTCACCTATAATTTAATGGCCGTTCTGTTGCTGCTTTGCATGATTCCTGCCTATAAAGCGCCGCATGCAGTTGAATATGCTCCTGCTGCTTCGAGTCTGTTCCGAAGCATCCTCGCGGGCATACTTGACCTGATGCAGCGAGACCGTATTCTGTTGCTGGTCTTGTTTGTGATTTTTTACAAATTTGGTACGGCGCTTGCCATGTCATTAATGTCCAATTTTTTGTTACACGGACTGGGTTTTTCCAAGACGGAAATTGGTCTTGCTTATAAGGTCGTCAGCTTCATCGCAACGGTGCTGGGCGCTTTGGTGGGCGGCGCGCTTTTAATAAGGTGGCAGGTTTATCGCGCATTGCTTGTTTTTGGCCTGGCACAAGCCTTTTCCAATCTCACGTTTGTTGCACTTGCCATGGCAGGCAAACAATTTTGGTTAATGACGGTTTCCATTTTCGTTGAAAATTTTTGCACCGGATTAAGCACAGCTGCATTTTTGGCGTTTCTGATGTCGCTTTGCAATCACCGTTATTCAGCGAGCCAATTTGCCTTATTGTCCGCTATTGATTCGCTGGGCAGAGTCCTGCTGGGACCTGCTGCCGCGCTGATTGTTGAGGGAGTAGGGTGGGTCCAGTTTTATTTCTGGTCATTTGTTTTATGCTTCCCCGGTATTATTTTTTTGCTGCTATTAAAAGAAAAGGTGTCTTATGCGCATGCTGCAGCCGATTAA
- a CDS encoding F-box-like domain-containing protein, producing the protein MRLNDLPEELQLYIFSFLDIQSLLMIAQVSKTSKRISETSTLWKPFEAASREAYIKKLGYDPEREKRLQQINSSQDYAATLFCQRKNQPGKHIKIYLLGNEKAFSTALYNSGREHHPGPTMFGVNIEKWLNVNGYALRLTNAATPAKLRPNVQASMGRLADIAIIFASTQNEYCRFLSMIEQCSRSDLFYLFAVKKEESAKNLHLHPLYTVPVEEGDSLEAFCKRVMNTVEEIAAQETKLLNSNSFCRII; encoded by the coding sequence ATGCGCTTAAACGATTTACCAGAAGAGTTACAGTTGTATATTTTTTCCTTTTTGGACATCCAAAGTCTGCTGATGATTGCGCAAGTGTCTAAGACGTCAAAAAGGATATCTGAGACATCAACCTTGTGGAAACCATTTGAAGCAGCTTCACGCGAAGCCTATATTAAAAAACTGGGTTATGATCCCGAACGTGAAAAAAGACTGCAGCAAATAAATTCATCTCAAGATTATGCTGCCACTCTTTTCTGTCAACGGAAAAATCAGCCAGGCAAGCATATCAAAATTTACCTGCTTGGCAATGAAAAAGCATTCTCCACTGCGCTTTATAATTCAGGCAGAGAACATCACCCTGGCCCAACCATGTTTGGCGTAAATATAGAAAAATGGTTGAATGTTAATGGCTACGCATTACGTCTTACCAACGCCGCCACTCCGGCAAAATTAAGACCGAATGTCCAAGCCAGCATGGGTCGCCTGGCTGATATTGCGATTATTTTTGCATCCACCCAGAATGAATACTGCCGGTTTTTGTCGATGATAGAACAATGCAGCCGTTCTGATCTTTTCTACCTTTTTGCTGTGAAAAAAGAAGAATCCGCCAAAAACCTGCATCTTCATCCTCTTTATACGGTTCCAGTCGAAGAGGGAGATTCGCTGGAAGCATTTTGCAAGCGGGTCATGAATACAGTGGAAGAAATCGCAGCGCAGGAAACCAAGCTGCTCAATTCAAACAGTTTCTGCCGGATTATTTAA
- the pssA gene encoding CDP-diacylglycerol--serine O-phosphatidyltransferase, translating to MKDKQELSGPEQSENITRGIYLLPNLLTTAALFAGFYSIVAAMKGHFETAAIAIFVAMIADGLDGRVARLTNTQTAFGAQYDSLSDMVAFGLAPSLVCFSWSLFYLGKLGWLAAFIYTAATALRLARFNTQVSDKRYFQGLPSPSAAGVLASLVWMVSGYEIDGTAIAFPVAALTIFVAALMVSQVRYSSFKHVDFKGRVPFFTVVIMVFIIAAVALEPPEVLFTVFMIYLVSGPVITLWQLRKMRKQRIAEHKDNKTK from the coding sequence ATGAAAGATAAACAGGAACTATCCGGACCTGAGCAATCTGAAAACATAACACGTGGTATTTATCTATTGCCGAACTTATTAACGACGGCCGCCCTGTTTGCAGGATTTTATTCCATCGTAGCGGCCATGAAAGGACATTTTGAGACCGCGGCTATTGCTATCTTTGTAGCCATGATCGCAGATGGTCTGGATGGCCGGGTGGCTCGTTTAACTAACACTCAAACCGCATTTGGTGCGCAATATGACAGCTTGTCTGATATGGTGGCATTTGGGCTCGCGCCTTCCTTGGTCTGTTTTAGCTGGTCATTATTTTATTTGGGTAAACTCGGCTGGCTGGCAGCTTTTATCTATACCGCAGCTACCGCGCTTCGGTTGGCACGCTTCAATACCCAAGTTAGCGATAAACGCTATTTTCAGGGCTTGCCCAGTCCTTCCGCTGCAGGTGTTCTAGCGAGTCTCGTCTGGATGGTCAGCGGTTACGAAATTGACGGTACAGCAATTGCTTTCCCCGTTGCGGCGCTCACTATCTTTGTTGCTGCGTTGATGGTAAGCCAGGTTCGCTATTCCAGTTTCAAGCATGTTGATTTCAAAGGTCGTGTGCCATTTTTTACGGTAGTGATCATGGTGTTCATTATTGCCGCTGTTGCATTGGAGCCGCCTGAAGTCTTGTTTACTGTCTTCATGATTTATCTTGTTTCAGGTCCCGTGATTACCTTATGGCAGCTTCGTAAAATGCGTAAACAGCGCATTGCAGAGCATAAAGACAATAAAACGAAATGA
- a CDS encoding F-box protein encodes MNFIDFPIELQLYIFSFLDIKSLLMVAAVCKKTKQISLAPALWKPFEAASREDYIRIYRKVKIGLQEMESLQKAAADLVCDKINDGLVIQIHLIGDPALSLDIYRRPATNLPSGTLFHPNRLGASIEKTLQLSKCKLRINNSGSAKISGLALHNMNKADITIICASGLEKCNEYLTMIKEKFPRTCFLFAIKEKDFDSLKLSALNKIAIKADDSLSTFFERVIQRIQAIAPANQHKPL; translated from the coding sequence ATGAATTTTATCGATTTTCCTATCGAATTACAGCTTTATATTTTTTCCTTTTTGGATATTAAAAGCTTATTAATGGTTGCGGCCGTATGCAAGAAGACCAAGCAAATATCGCTTGCTCCCGCGTTGTGGAAACCTTTTGAGGCAGCTTCACGCGAAGACTATATTAGAATTTATCGTAAAGTTAAAATCGGGCTGCAAGAAATGGAATCCCTCCAAAAAGCCGCCGCTGATCTCGTTTGCGATAAGATAAACGATGGTTTGGTCATTCAAATCCACCTCATTGGAGATCCTGCACTTTCCCTTGATATTTATAGGAGACCGGCAACAAACCTACCCTCGGGAACATTATTCCATCCCAATCGACTGGGTGCGAGTATTGAAAAAACGTTGCAACTGAGCAAATGCAAGTTACGCATTAACAATTCAGGGTCTGCAAAAATCAGTGGGCTTGCCCTTCACAATATGAATAAAGCTGATATCACCATTATTTGCGCGTCGGGTCTAGAAAAATGTAATGAATATCTCACGATGATAAAAGAAAAATTCCCACGCACTTGCTTTCTCTTTGCCATCAAAGAAAAGGATTTTGATAGCCTGAAGCTGAGTGCACTCAATAAGATCGCAATCAAAGCGGATGATAGTTTATCCACCTTTTTCGAACGCGTCATACAACGAATTCAAGCAATCGCTCCAGCAAACCAACACAAACCATTATAA